From a region of the Saccharomycodes ludwigii strain NBRC 1722 chromosome VII, whole genome shotgun sequence genome:
- the MRPL10 gene encoding mitochondrial 54S ribosomal protein uL15m (similar to Saccharomyces cerevisiae YNL284C | MRPL10 | Mitochondrial Ribosomal Protein Large subunit), whose translation MLRNIGVTRFTNVLFSSCSTTTKRCISILSDLKPAEGSTKFSPKRVGRGPSSGYGKTSGKGQKGQKARGKVKSWFEGGQTPIYKLFPKIGFKHTNALKLSELNLDRLAFFYRTGRLDQFLAVSQGQQSGTLNLDMKAMQDLGLVTGRIVDGVKIISGKSTRYTLPPLKIEATKASASAIRTIEENGGEFVAKYYSKLSLRALLNPEWFLEKYGRLPLPARPTRRKDIEYYLDKSKRGYLAVEKDNEFALMIKKAREEMASGKSMARSTIKKTGKKSLLEVQIEKIKEEQQQQQTTGNLVKNRILSLNSFEKVTHKL comes from the coding sequence atgcttAGAAATATTGGTGTTACGAGATTTACCaatgttttgttttcttcCTGTAGCACAACAACCAAACGTTGTATATCTATATTATCAGATTTAAAACCTGCAGAAGGGTCTACTAAGTTTTCACCAAAGAGAGTAGGTAGAGGTCCATCGTCAGGCTACGGTAAGACAAGTGGTAAAGGTCAAAAGGGTCAAAAGGCAAGAGGCAAAGTTAAAAGTTGGTTTGAAGGTGGTCAAACTCCGATTTATAAGTTATTTCCAAAGATTGGGTTCAAGCACACAAATGCTTTGAAGTTAAGCGAATTGAATTTAGATAGATTAGCTTTTTTCTATCGTACTGGCAGATTAGACCAGTTTTTGGCGGTGTCCCAAGGACAGCAGTCAGGCACTTTAAATTTGGATATGAAAGCTATGCAAGATTTAGGATTGGTAACTGGCCGCATTGTAGATGGCgtcaaaattattagtgGGAAATCAACTAGGTATACTTTACCACCTCTAAAAATAGAAGCAACTAAAGCTAGTGCAAGTGCTATTAGGACAATCGAAGAAAATGGTGGTGAATTTGTTGCAAAGTATTATTCTAAATTGAGTTTGCGTGCTTTATTGAACCCTGAATggtttttggaaaaatatgGAAGATTGCCCTTGCCTGCTCGTCCAACAAGAAGGAAAGATATTGAGTATTATTTggataaaagtaaaaggGGATATTTGGCTgttgaaaaagataatgAATTTGCTCTGATGATTAAGAAAGCTAGAGAAGAGATGGCAAGTGGTAAATCAATGGCCAGATccactattaaaaaaactggTAAGAAGTCCTTATTAGAAGttcaaattgaaaaaataaaggaagagcagcagcagcagcaaaCAACAGGTAATCTTGTTAAAAATAGGATCCTGAGTTTGAacagttttgaaaaagtcACCCACAAGCTGTAG
- a CDS encoding uncharacterized protein (similar to Saccharomyces cerevisiae YNL283C | WSC2 | cell Wall integrity and Stress response Component (paralog of YOL105C | WSC3)) — protein sequence MLISIFYYCYYANNNGTFGSIRFSSLFMLVFSFLVLLNTTPVLADIFDSQGCYKLSDVQQYLTSKGEYIYQSVGWCEEQCDGESILGLLDGGTCYCGSSAEFLTELQSVDSTNCNVGCNGYPQQMCGGDGYLNIYVNANDLGQLQDTISSTSTLTSSTSASSTSTLISSTSTSSISTPTSSTSTSNYYSSQILTSSAQYNYLTTSVLSSSSSISNIVSSIYFSASSSGISSDIDSISSVLYTSSNFNPVTSTILSYSSTASTSSNIPSTSSVSTVLSISITVSSSSVQSSSISSIMTSSTLLLTQSIISTSSASSVVPTSSIISTSSVVPTSSIISTSSIISTSSIISTSSTIPTSSIIPTSSIIPTSSIIPTSSIIPTSSTTSTSSIIPTSSTTSTSSTTSTSSTTSTSSTTSTSSTTLPQSMRSSTTIIPKLTTEIITSRVITTLSHSINTNNDGANNNITTSGNNAPVTSYIVITETRSVQPTNAGASSNTAVAMNGYNSNGKSTSVSKSISTGAIVGIVVGVVVGILILSCILFILWYRHHKKNEKPDLEETKQYQPYSFGLPPQDDEVASNITTNSSSNTASFNNNGKSTSDGATSGKRLDSFKIMGFARGNSKNNTMGSKGSFASRLRNKASVDGDGDGNGTNNMHNNHALIAPIIAEEFRDDDDDEGYENNINNNNDSSNDDTNFHDSSTTRSSSMIGSGEKNDINHSTKKANKADAGEDNEEEIEIDDHYTDLDLGNNDRRISSFEEVFHDYNPYHNDSNDELDDNEIEDYDDDDNYDEDDDESYNRGSGGALKVINPDVRYSKYSRSSRMG from the coding sequence ATGTTAATctctattttttattattgttattatgctaataataatgggaCTTTTGGATCAATACGATTTTCGTCTTTATTTATGCTAgtgttttcatttttagtTCTCCTAAACACCACACCAGTTTTGGCAGATATCTTCGATTCGCAGGGTTGTTATAAATTAAGTGATGTACAGCAATATTTAACAAGTAAGGGagaatatatttatcaaaGTGTGGGTTGGTGTGAAGAACAATGTGATGGGGAAAGCATTTTGGGGTTATTGGATGGTGGAACATGTTACTGTGGTTCGTCAGCTGAGTTTTTGACCGAGCTACAAAGTGTTGACTCGACTAATTGTAATGTTGGTTGTAATGGGTATCCTCAACAAATGTGTGGTGGTGATggatatttaaatatttatgttAATGCTAATGATTTGGGACAACTACAGGATACTATTAGTAGTACTTCTACACTTACTTCTTCAACTTCTGCCAGTAGTACTTCCACACTTATTTCTTCAACTTCTACCAGTAGTATCTCTACACCTACTTCTTCCACCTCCACTTccaattattattcttcTCAGATTTTAACTAGTTCCGCTCAATACAATTATTTAACTACCAGTGTACTCAGTTCCTCTTCTTCCATTTCTAATATTGTTAgttctatttatttttctgcCAGTTCCAGTGGTATTAGTTCCGATATTGATAGTATTTCCAGTGTATTATATACGAGTTCTAATTTTAACCCTGTTACGTCAACTATTTTAAGTTATAGTAGCACTGCTAGTACTAGCTCGAATATTCCAAGTACTTCTAGTGTGTCAACTGTACTAAGTATTTCCATCACGGTAAGTTCTTCAAGCGTACAAAGTAGTTCAATTTCATCAATTATGACAAGTTCAACTTTACTACTTACACAAAGCATAATATCTACTAGTTCTGCAAGCTCTGTTGTTCCCACAAGttctattatttctacAAGCTCTGTTGTTCCCACAAGttctattatttctacaagttctattatttctacaagttctattatttctacAAGTTCTACTATTCCTACAAGTTCTATTATTCCTACAAGTTCTATTATTCCTACAAGTTCTATTATTCCTACAAGTTCTATTATTCCTACAAGCTCTACTACTTCTACAAGTTCTATTATTCCTACAAGCTCTACTACTTCCACAAGCTCTACTACTTCCACAAGCTCTACTACTTCCACAAGCTCTACTACTTCCACAAGTTCTACCACTTTGCCTCAATCTATGAGATCATCCACTACAATTATTCCCAAATTAACTACAGAAATAATCACCTCCCGTGTAATAACCACCTTATCACATAGTATAAACACAAATAACGATGGTGCAAATAACAACATTACCACCTCCGGCAACAATGCACCTGTGACCTCATATATTGTGATCACAGAAACGAGATCTGTTCAACCAACAAATGCAGGGGCATCATCAAATACTGCTGTTGCTATGAATGGATATAATAGCAACGGTAAATCAACATCAGTATCTAAATCCATAAGTACTGGTGCTATCGttggtattgttgttggCGTAGTTGTTggtattttaatattatcatgtatattgtttattttgtgGTATAGGCACCATAAGAAGAACGAAAAACCCGATTTAGAAGAAACCAAACAGTATCAGCCTTATTCATTTGGATTGCCACCACAAGATGATGAAGTCGCTAGTAATATCACTACcaatagtagtagtaatactGCCAGtttcaacaataatggtaaaTCTACGAGTGATGGTGCAACAAGCGGTAAAAGACTGGATAGTTTCAAGATCATGGGATTTGCAAGAGGTAATAGTAAAAACAATACCATGGGAAGTAAAGGATCTTTTGCGTCTAGACTAAGAAATAAGGCGTCTGTTGATGGTGATGGTGATGGTAATGGTACCAATAACATGCACAACAACCACGCTTTGATTGCACCAATTATAGCCGAAGAATTTAGAGACGATGATGACGACGAAGGCTacgaaaataatattaataataataatgatagttCCAATGATGATACCAATTTCCACGACTCTTCCACCACAAGGTCTTCAAGTATGATTGGAAGTGGTGAAAAGAATGATATTAATCATAGCACTAAAAAGGCCAATAAAGCAGATGCAGGGGAAGATAATGAAGAGGAAATCGAAATCGACGACCATTATACTGATTTGGACCTTGGTAATAACGATAGAAGAATTTCTTCATTTGAAGAAGTATTTCATGATTATAACCCATACCATAATGATTCCAATGATGAGCTAGATGACAATGAAATTGAGGACTACGATGACGATGATAATTATGATGAAGACGACGACGAAAGTTATAATCGTGGAAGCGGTGGTGCTTTGAAAGTTATTAATCCAGATGTGAGATATAGCAAATATAGTAGGAGTAGTAGGATGGGATGA